From the Lathyrus oleraceus cultivar Zhongwan6 chromosome 4, CAAS_Psat_ZW6_1.0, whole genome shotgun sequence genome, one window contains:
- the LOC127074439 gene encoding uncharacterized protein LOC127074439, whose product MCVDYCDLNRASPKDDFPLPHIDMLVDNTSKFDIFSFMDGFSGYNQIKMAPEDMEKTTFITPWGTFCYQVMPFGLKNAGATYQRAMTTLFHDMMHKEIEVYVDDMIAKSRSEEGHLVDLLKLFQRLRKFRLRLNPNKCTFGVRSGKLLGFIVSQKGIEVDPDKVKAIQEMPAPKTERQVRGFLGRLNYISRFISHMTATCEPIFKLLRKSQNCVWTEDCQKAFDSIKEYLMEPPILLPPVAGRPLVMYLTVLENSMGCILGQQDETGKKEHAIYYLSKKFTDCESRYSLLEKTCCALAWAAKRLRQYMLSHTTWLISKMDPIKYIFEKPALTGKIARWQMLLSEYDIEYHTQKAIKSSVLAEYLAHQPVEDHDDNEDEFPDEDVMFLKSRDCKEPLPEEGPEPDSQWGLVFDGASNVYGHGVGAVIITPEGSHIPFTARICFECTNNIAEYEACIMGLEEAIDLRIKNLTVYGDSALVINQIKGEWETRHPGLIPYKDYARRLLTFFTKVELHHIPRDENHMADALATLSSMYQVGFPNEVPRIVIKRLDRPAHVFTAEASFDDKPWYHDIKHFLQTQEYPLGATEKDKKTLRRLSGSFFLNQNVLYKRNYDMVLLRCVDKKEAEMLMKEVHEGSFGTHANGHSMSRKMLRAGYYWLTMESDCCKFVKKCHKCQIYADKVHVPPTFLNVISAPWPFSMWGIDMIGMIEPKASNGHRFILVAIDYFTKWVEAASYAKVTKQVVVRFIKNNLICRYGIPNKIITDNGSNLNNKMMDELCESFRIEHHNSSPYRPKMNGAVEAANKNIKKIIQKMVVTYKDWHEMLPFALHGYRTSVRTSTGATPFSLVYGMEAVLPIEVEIPSMRILMETQLSEAEWCQSRYDQLNLIEEKRMTALCHGQLYQKRMKQAFDRKVKPREFKEGDLVLKKMILFHNDSRGKWTPNYEGPYVVKKAFSGGALILTNMDGEELPRPVNTDAVKK is encoded by the coding sequence atgtgtgtcgactattgtgacttaaatagagcaagcccaaaggatgatttccccctgcctcacattgacatgttggtagacaatacatcaaagtttgacatattctccttcatggacggattctccgggtataaccagatcaaaatggctcccgaagacatggaaaaaactacattcataacaccatggggaacattctgttatcaagtgatgccgtttgggttgaagaacgcaggtgctacttaccagcgagccatgacaacgctctttcacgacatgatgcacaaagagattgaggtttatgtggatgacatgatcgcgaagtctcgttcagaagaaggtcacttagtggatctattgaagctgtttcaacgattgaggaagttccgtcttcgcctcaatccgaacaaatgcacatttggcgtcaggtcaggtaaactcttgggcttcattgtcagccaaaaaggcattgaagttgatccagataaagtaaaagctatccaagagatgcccgcaccaaaaacagaaaggcaagtgagaggttttctaggacgattgaattacatatcccggtttatttctcacatgactgccacttgtgaacctatcttcaaattgctgagaaagagtcagaattgtgtttggacagaggattgtcagaaagcatttgacagtatcaaagagtacctcatggagcctcctatcttgttaccacctgttgctggaagaccgttggttatgtatttgacagtgcttgagaattctatgggctgtattctgggtcaacaagacgaaactggaaagaaagagcatgccatttactacttaagcaagaaatttactgactgtgaatcacgatactccttactcgagaagacatgttgtgcattggcttgggctgctaagagattgaggcagtatatgttaagtcacaccacttggttgatatccaaaatggatccaatcaagtacatttttgagaagcctgcactcactggtaagattgcaagatggcagatgctgttatcagaatacgacattgagtatcatacccagaaagctatcaagagcagtgtgttggctgagtaccttgctcaccaacccgttgaagatcacgatgataatgaggatgagtttcctgatgaagatgtcatgttcctaaaatccagagattgtaaagagccacttcctgaagaagggcctgaaccagattctcaatggggtttagtatttgatggagcttccaacgtttatggacatggagtaggtgcagtcattatcactccagaaggttctcatattcctttcacggcaagaatttgctttgaatgtacaaacaacattgctgaatatgaagcctgtatcatgggtcttgaagaagccattgacctccgcatcaaaaatcttactgtttatggtgactcagcgttagttatcaatcagatcaaaggagaatgggaaacacgccaccctggcttgatcccatacaaagactatgcaagaagattgttgactttcttcaccaaggttgaattgcatcacattcctcgggatgagaatcatatggcggatgctctagctacgttgtcttcaatgtatcaagtgggttttccaaacgaagtacccagaattgtgatcaagcgacttgatagaccagcacatgtgtttacagctgaggccagttttgatgataaaccatggtaccacgatatcaagcatttccttcagactcaggagtatcctcttggagcaacagaaaaagataaaaagactttgagaagattgtcaggcagtttcttccttaatcagaatgtgctctataagaggaattatgacatggtcttactcagatgtgttgacaaaaaggaagcagaaatgttgatgaaagaagttcacgaagggtcctttggtactcatgcaaacggccactctatgtcaagaaagatgttgagagctggttactactggttgaccatggaatcagattgctgcaaatttgtaaagaagtgtcacaaatgtcagatctacgctgataaggttcatgtaccaccaacctttttgaatgtgatttctgctccttggccattctcaatgtggggcattgacatgatcggtatgattgaacccaaagcttccaacggacaccgtttcattctcgtggcaattgattacttcaccaaatgggtggaagcagcttcgtatgcaaaggtgacaaagcaagtggtggtcagattcatcaaaaataatctcatttgccgatatggcattccaaacaagatcatcactgacaatggctccaatctgaacaacaaaatgatggatgaattatgtgaaagtttcaggatcgagcatcacaactcttctccttaccgtcccaagatgaatggggcagttgaagctgcaaataagaatatcaagaagatcattcaaaagatggttgttacctacaaagattggcatgaaatgctgccttttgcactacacggatatagaacatcagtccgtacttcaactggggcaaccccattttcacttgtatacggtatggaagctgtgttaccgatagaggttgaaattccatcaatgaggatactaatggaaactcagttgtcagaggctgaatggtgtcaaagcagatacgatcagttgaatttgattgaagaaaaaagaatgactgccttgtgccatggacagttatatcaaaagagaatgaagcaggcatttgataggaaggttaagccgagagaattcaaagagggtgaccttgtactcaagaagatgatactatttcacaatgattctaggggcaagtggactcctaactatgaaggaccctatgttgtcaagaaagccttctcaggcggtgctttaattcttacaaacatggatggtgaagagcttccacgtcccgtgaatacagatgcagtcaagaaa